The Deinococcota bacterium genomic sequence GAGGTGATCGTTCCAAGCCTGACCTTTGCGGCGACCGCCAACGTCGTCGAGCATGTCGGCGCCAGACCCGTACTCGTCGACATCTTGCCGGACACGCTCTGCATCGACCCTGAGGCGGTGCGCGCGGCGATCACGCCGAGGACCAAGGGAATTATTCCCGTGCACTACGCCGGTCACCCCGCCGAACTCGACGAAATCTTTGCTATCGCCGAAGAGTTCGGCCTCCAAGTGCTCGAGGACGCCGCTCACGCGGTGCCGACGTGGTATCGGGGGGTGATGGTAGGAAGCCGCGACAGCTTCGCCTCCTTCAGCTTCTACGCCACCAAAAACCTCACCACCGCTGAGGGGGGAGCCTTGACAGGACACCTGGAGCTCCTGGAAAGGGCTCGAGTCATCGGCCAGCACGGCATGTCCAAGGACAGTTGGAAGCGCTTCGACAGGAGTGGCTCGTGGCAGTACGACATCGTCATGCCCGGCTTCAAGTACAACATGACCGACATCCAGGCTTCTTTGGGCATGCACCAGTTGCGCCGACTCGAGGGCTTTCACAAGCGGCGGCGCGAGATTGTCCGGCGCTACCACGACGCTTTCGGCAAGGTGGACGCGCTGCAGATTCCTACCGAACGGGACTATGCCGTGAGCAGTTGGCATCTCTACGTTTTGCGCGTTCATCCCAAAGAACTGAGCATCAACCGCGACCGTTTCATCGAGGAGCTCAAGGCGCGCAACATCGGCACCAGCGTGCATTACAGACCCCTACACATGATGTCCTTTTACGTCCAGAAGTATGGCTACAAACCCTCGGATTTTCCCGTCACCCATGACGCCTTTGAGCGCGCGATTTCTCTGCCCTTACATCCTCGCCTCGCTGATAAGGACGTAGAGGACGTGATCGAAGCGGTCCTTGATGTCGTGCAGGTATATCAGCGTGACAAAGCGCGTTTTTGACCTCGCTTGTTCGGGCCTTGGCCTGATCGTCTTGGCGCCCATCATGCTTGTGGTTGCCGGGCTGATTTGCCTGGACTCGCCCGGCCCTATCTTCTTTCAGCAGGAACGGATCGGCTTAAGGGGAAGGTCGTTTAAGATCTTCAAGTTCAGAACGATGCGCGTGGACGCAGACAAGCTCGGCGGGCAGTTGACGGTGGGCCGCGACCCGCGCATCACTCGAGTGGGGCGATTTTTGCGAAAGTCGAAGCTCGACGAGCTTCCTCAGCTTTTCAACGTCTGGCAAGGTGAGATGTCGCTGGTAGGACCGCGACCCGAGGTGCCGAAGTACGTCGCGCTCTATACCTGGGAGCAGCGCCGGGTCCTGGAGGTCAGGCCCGGGATCACCGACCTCGCCTCGATCGAGTTTCGCGACGAAAACGACCTTTTGGAGCATCAGGCCGACCCGGAGGCTTTCTATATTCGGGAGATCATGCCGCGCAAGTTGGCGCTCAACCTCGGTTACCTAGCACAACAAGGTCTCGCCTTCGACCTTCTCGTCATTCTAAAAACCATCTGGCGCGTCCTTTTTCCGGCACAGCAGAAGACCATGGTGAAGGAACGTCAGTCCCTGTGAACACAACTCCCCTCCCAACCAGACGCTCGAGCCGCTCGACAAGGCACCAGGACACCATGCATTAGACTGGGCCCATGACCGACACCTCAGACGCCACGGTAGACGCCACGGTACCAAAACCCAGCGTGTCCGACTCCAATGTGTCCGACTGGGTCAGCACCGTGGACACCGTCTTTCCCCACCACGCCAACCCGCTCGGCACGCTCTTCGGCGGGCGCGTCCTGGAGCTGATGGACGTCAATGCCTCGGTCGCCTGCTCGCGCTTTTGCCGCCTGCCGGCCGTGACTGCTTCGACCGAGGCGGTGGACTTTCACAACCCCATCTTCGTCGGCGAGATCGTCGAGTTGCGCAGCCGGGTGGCCTGGACGGGGCGCACCAGCATGATCGTGCGCTGCGAGGTCTACGGCGAGAACCCGCTCACCGGCGAGCGGCGCCTCTGCACCATCGGCCACATGAACTTCGTCGCCATAGGTCCGGGCGGCAGGCCCACGCCCGTGCCCGGACTCCGCGTGGAGAGCGAGCTCGAGCGGGAGCACTGGAACGCCGCCAGCAAGGTGCGCGAGGCCATCGACCTGCGGCGCAAGGCTTGATGGCGTGGATAAGACTGGGTCATGAGC encodes the following:
- a CDS encoding sugar transferase — its product is MSCRYISVTKRVFDLACSGLGLIVLAPIMLVVAGLICLDSPGPIFFQQERIGLRGRSFKIFKFRTMRVDADKLGGQLTVGRDPRITRVGRFLRKSKLDELPQLFNVWQGEMSLVGPRPEVPKYVALYTWEQRRVLEVRPGITDLASIEFRDENDLLEHQADPEAFYIREIMPRKLALNLGYLAQQGLAFDLLVILKTIWRVLFPAQQKTMVKERQSL
- a CDS encoding DegT/DnrJ/EryC1/StrS aminotransferase family protein produces the protein MSRNTFLSYSPPCIGEEEIAEVVATLRSDWITTGPKTKAFEQAWGSYVGAPGSMSVMLNSCTAGLHVAMVALDIGPGDEVIVPSLTFAATANVVEHVGARPVLVDILPDTLCIDPEAVRAAITPRTKGIIPVHYAGHPAELDEIFAIAEEFGLQVLEDAAHAVPTWYRGVMVGSRDSFASFSFYATKNLTTAEGGALTGHLELLERARVIGQHGMSKDSWKRFDRSGSWQYDIVMPGFKYNMTDIQASLGMHQLRRLEGFHKRRREIVRRYHDAFGKVDALQIPTERDYAVSSWHLYVLRVHPKELSINRDRFIEELKARNIGTSVHYRPLHMMSFYVQKYGYKPSDFPVTHDAFERAISLPLHPRLADKDVEDVIEAVLDVVQVYQRDKARF
- a CDS encoding acyl-CoA thioesterase, which encodes MTDTSDATVDATVPKPSVSDSNVSDWVSTVDTVFPHHANPLGTLFGGRVLELMDVNASVACSRFCRLPAVTASTEAVDFHNPIFVGEIVELRSRVAWTGRTSMIVRCEVYGENPLTGERRLCTIGHMNFVAIGPGGRPTPVPGLRVESELEREHWNAASKVREAIDLRRKA